In one Nitrospira sp. CR1.1 genomic region, the following are encoded:
- a CDS encoding S58 family peptidase: protein MTEQTRVRARALGLRLGQLEPGPLNAITDVPGVKVGHVTLIRGEGPLQPGQGPVRTGVTVVVPREDVWHKKVPAGAFVLNGTGEMTGLAWIAESGFLEYPIALTNTLNVPRVANGVISWMLRRYPGIGITDDTLTPVVAECDDGRLNDIQGRHVSEADVVQALDDATAGPVSEGTVGAGTGMISYGFKGGIGTASRRLPAADGGFTIGVLVNANHGRRPELVMGGVPVGQQYATAPTHSSVAPDPNPERFHASREGSSGNAEGSIIVIIATDAPLDSRQLTRLGKRAALGLARTGSTARHGSGDFMLAFSTGNIIPHYPTEPTFSLTHLADTHLNAVITATVEATEEAILNALTGATTVTGRDGFRVEAISIPRLRALLSSDVTIRR from the coding sequence ATGACAGAGCAGACCCGGGTCCGCGCACGCGCGCTTGGGCTGAGACTCGGCCAATTGGAGCCCGGCCCGCTGAACGCCATCACCGATGTGCCGGGAGTGAAGGTCGGACACGTCACGCTGATACGCGGAGAAGGTCCTCTGCAACCAGGACAGGGGCCGGTCAGAACCGGCGTAACAGTCGTCGTACCACGGGAGGATGTCTGGCACAAGAAAGTTCCCGCAGGAGCGTTCGTACTGAATGGCACCGGAGAAATGACCGGCCTGGCCTGGATCGCCGAGTCGGGATTTCTCGAATATCCCATCGCGTTGACTAATACGCTCAATGTGCCGCGGGTCGCGAACGGCGTCATCAGCTGGATGCTCCGTCGCTATCCGGGGATCGGCATCACCGACGACACCCTTACGCCGGTCGTGGCGGAATGTGATGACGGACGGTTGAACGACATTCAGGGCCGGCATGTCTCTGAAGCTGATGTCGTGCAAGCCTTGGACGACGCAACAGCCGGACCGGTTTCGGAGGGGACCGTCGGCGCAGGCACCGGCATGATCTCCTATGGATTTAAGGGCGGCATCGGCACCGCTTCCCGGCGGCTTCCTGCAGCAGACGGAGGGTTTACGATCGGAGTATTGGTCAACGCCAACCACGGCCGTCGCCCTGAACTCGTCATGGGCGGAGTGCCGGTGGGACAACAGTATGCCACCGCGCCGACTCACTCCAGCGTGGCGCCGGATCCGAACCCTGAACGCTTCCATGCCTCCCGTGAAGGATCCAGCGGTAATGCCGAGGGGTCGATCATTGTCATCATTGCCACGGATGCCCCGCTCGATAGCCGGCAACTGACCCGACTCGGAAAGCGGGCAGCGTTGGGACTCGCCAGAACCGGTTCGACCGCACGCCATGGCAGCGGCGATTTCATGCTCGCCTTCTCCACGGGCAATATCATCCCCCATTACCCGACTGAGCCAACCTTTTCCCTGACGCATCTTGCCGACACCCATCTGAATGCCGTCATCACGGCTACGGTCGAGGCCACCGAAGAAGCGATCCTCAACGCCCTCACCGGCGCAACCACCGTGACGGGACGCGACGGGTTCCGGGTTGAGGCCATCTCGATCCCGCGTCTCCGCGCACTGTTGTCTTCGGACGTGACGATCAGGCGGTAA
- the rbsK gene encoding ribokinase — MVVVVGSSNIDITAAVDRLPARGETLLGRHVLQSFGGKGANQAVAAARAGANVAFLSKVGSDPNGVLIERHLAAQGLSQLVLLRDTAAQTGVAMILVDAAGDNQIVVVPGSNQHLTPADVRRHAGLISEARVLLVQMEIPVETVQECLRLAKQHNLLTILNPAPACSLPPECLRMVDILTPNEREACVVAGVTDSVEAAGVLLGGGAGTVVVTRGADGAVVSRGQEVIPIPAFVVEAIDSTGAGDAFNGALACGLAEGMPIETAVEMAAAAGALAATGHGAQAAIPFRDDIDRLRRTGSRRLRSLA; from the coding sequence ATGGTCGTCGTAGTTGGTTCCAGCAACATCGATATCACCGCGGCGGTCGATCGTTTGCCGGCTCGCGGCGAGACCCTGCTCGGGCGCCATGTCCTGCAATCGTTCGGCGGCAAGGGTGCGAATCAAGCTGTGGCGGCGGCGCGCGCGGGCGCCAACGTCGCGTTCCTCAGCAAAGTCGGAAGTGACCCGAACGGCGTCCTAATAGAACGGCATCTGGCGGCGCAGGGCTTGTCGCAGCTGGTGCTTCTGCGTGATACTGCAGCGCAGACCGGGGTCGCGATGATTCTGGTCGATGCAGCCGGCGACAATCAGATTGTCGTGGTTCCCGGGAGCAACCAGCATCTGACTCCGGCGGATGTGCGGCGCCATGCTGGACTGATCTCCGAGGCGCGCGTCCTGCTTGTTCAAATGGAAATTCCCGTTGAGACGGTCCAGGAATGCTTACGGCTGGCCAAACAACATAATCTCCTCACGATTCTCAACCCAGCTCCAGCCTGTTCTTTGCCGCCAGAGTGTTTACGAATGGTGGATATTCTCACGCCGAATGAACGCGAAGCCTGCGTAGTCGCGGGTGTCACGGACTCGGTCGAAGCGGCAGGGGTGTTGCTAGGCGGTGGCGCAGGAACAGTCGTCGTCACTCGTGGCGCGGATGGCGCAGTGGTCTCACGCGGCCAGGAGGTGATTCCTATTCCGGCCTTTGTTGTGGAAGCGATTGATTCGACAGGCGCCGGGGATGCTTTCAATGGGGCGTTGGCCTGCGGTTTGGCTGAAGGAATGCCGATCGAGACAGCGGTGGAGATGGCTGCTGCTGCCGGGGCATTGGCCGCGACCGGGCATGGCGCGCAGGCGGCGATCCCTTTCCGGGACGACATCGACCGCCTCCGCCGGACAGGATCGAGACGCCTGCGCTCGCTCGCTTAA
- a CDS encoding nucleoside hydrolase, producing MQKTSPTKVIIDTDPGVDDALAILLALASPELDVVGITTVCGNVPVGQGTKNLFRLLNLLNPPPGLLVGQGAARPLEEDLETALHVHGCDGLGELDAVLTAEGTMRYPSVRLPPLLSTAQDVWNECVRRHQEEITLITLGPLTNVAVALKVNPLTVQKFRSIIAMGGAIGVPGNVSPVAEFNMYVDPHAAQRVFQAALPLTLVPLDVTTRVGVPRDVLKTWTAASRDPRCRIVADMTTKAFDFAEQVEGHGLLYFHDPMAVLAAVESSLLKTELLHVEVEVVGRVSRGATVADRRHRRPEEKAHPNMQVAVDVDAERALGVIRSRLCPWSS from the coding sequence ATGCAGAAGACTTCTCCGACCAAAGTCATTATTGATACCGACCCCGGCGTCGACGACGCGCTGGCGATTCTGCTCGCGCTGGCATCGCCTGAGTTGGACGTGGTGGGAATCACCACGGTCTGCGGCAATGTGCCGGTGGGGCAGGGCACGAAGAATCTGTTTCGTCTCTTGAATCTTCTCAATCCACCACCCGGATTGCTGGTTGGACAGGGGGCAGCCCGACCATTGGAAGAAGATCTGGAAACGGCTCTCCACGTACATGGCTGCGATGGGCTCGGCGAGCTGGATGCTGTGCTGACTGCAGAGGGGACCATGCGGTACCCGTCTGTACGGCTGCCGCCTCTTCTCTCCACGGCGCAAGATGTGTGGAACGAATGTGTGCGGCGGCATCAGGAAGAGATCACGCTGATTACCTTAGGTCCGCTGACGAATGTGGCCGTGGCGCTGAAAGTGAATCCGCTCACCGTGCAAAAGTTTCGCTCGATAATTGCGATGGGAGGAGCGATCGGCGTGCCCGGCAACGTGTCGCCGGTGGCCGAGTTCAATATGTATGTGGACCCGCATGCCGCCCAGCGGGTGTTTCAAGCGGCGCTTCCGTTAACCCTGGTGCCGTTGGACGTAACCACTCGTGTCGGCGTGCCCCGCGATGTCCTCAAGACGTGGACCGCGGCATCGCGTGATCCGCGCTGTCGCATCGTCGCGGATATGACCACCAAAGCCTTTGATTTTGCCGAACAGGTCGAAGGTCACGGGTTGCTGTACTTTCACGACCCGATGGCCGTCCTCGCGGCCGTTGAGTCATCGTTGCTCAAGACCGAACTGCTGCATGTCGAAGTGGAAGTGGTCGGGCGAGTGTCCCGGGGGGCCACCGTTGCGGACCGGCGCCATCGCAGGCCGGAAGAGAAAGCCCATCCGAATATGCAGGTGGCGGTTGATGTCGACGCCGAACGGGCGTTGGGCGTCATCCGCAGTCGATTGTGCCCATGGTCGTCGTAG
- a CDS encoding mismatch-specific DNA-glycosylase — translation MTKRPCHPGTHPQMPRPPSLPDHLAPDLRILFVGINPGLRSASVGHHYAGHSNRFWKLLYEAALVPEPLTYRDDGRLPEWGLGLTNLVARPTAGMESLTAEDYATGRLALMETIRRYRPRVVALLGITLYPILFPFEPRQAGRKPGLQSVLLYDSRVVLLPNPSGRNAAYPYSCLLNAFRTLAPWTGNFSG, via the coding sequence ATGACCAAGAGACCTTGCCATCCCGGGACTCACCCACAAATGCCACGACCACCTTCCTTGCCTGACCATCTCGCACCGGACCTCAGAATATTATTTGTCGGAATCAATCCTGGTCTACGCTCGGCCTCAGTGGGCCATCATTACGCTGGCCACTCCAACCGTTTTTGGAAACTGCTCTATGAGGCAGCTTTAGTGCCGGAACCTCTCACGTACCGGGACGACGGACGGCTTCCCGAATGGGGCCTGGGACTCACGAACCTCGTTGCCCGCCCGACTGCGGGAATGGAGAGCCTCACAGCCGAGGACTATGCCACAGGCCGGTTAGCGCTGATGGAAACCATTCGCCGGTATCGCCCGCGTGTGGTTGCGCTTCTTGGTATCACACTCTATCCAATCCTCTTTCCCTTTGAACCGAGACAAGCAGGCCGCAAGCCCGGTCTGCAATCGGTACTGCTGTACGATTCCCGCGTCGTGTTGCTCCCGAATCCGAGTGGACGCAATGCGGCATATCCCTACAGCTGTCTGTTGAACGCATTTCGCACGCTTGCGCCTTGGACTGGCAATTTTTCAGGATAG
- a CDS encoding NUDIX domain-containing protein, whose protein sequence is MVRPIYKGAVVTLNVETVRLPNGHTIDLEVIRHPGASAVVPLKVDGTVVLIRQFRHAANGFIYEIPAGKLHPKENPLDCAARELEEEIGYKAGRYELLSSIFTAPGFADEVIHIYLATDLTLGIQNLDQDEVLEVVEMPLREAIAKIADGTIRDAKTIVGLQLVYIRQVEEP, encoded by the coding sequence ATGGTCAGACCTATCTACAAAGGCGCGGTCGTCACGCTCAACGTAGAGACGGTACGCCTGCCGAACGGGCATACGATAGATCTGGAAGTCATACGCCATCCCGGGGCGTCCGCTGTCGTGCCGTTGAAGGTTGATGGAACAGTCGTACTGATCCGCCAATTCCGCCACGCCGCCAACGGATTCATATACGAAATCCCCGCAGGCAAGCTACATCCGAAGGAAAACCCGTTAGACTGCGCCGCTCGCGAGCTTGAGGAGGAGATCGGATACAAGGCCGGTCGCTACGAACTCCTCTCCAGCATTTTTACGGCCCCGGGGTTTGCCGATGAGGTCATCCATATCTATCTGGCCACAGACCTGACGCTTGGCATCCAGAATTTGGATCAGGACGAAGTCTTGGAAGTGGTGGAGATGCCACTAAGGGAAGCCATCGCAAAAATCGCGGATGGCACGATACGGGACGCAAAAACGATCGTCGGATTACAATTGGTCTATATTCGGCAAGTAGAAGAACCGTAA
- a CDS encoding TIGR00730 family Rossman fold protein, which produces MPLMGAGSPDDSASRHTHTTPSSYIPADRDIDFLQRDELRPLRLGLELLKPELIQTEQGIRSTIVVFGSSRLVEPSRARDALEAATAELKTAPQDPLRQQHVARAERRLAMAHYYDIAREFGHLVSATCQIDGQCDYVIVTGGGPGIMEAANRGAADAGAKSMGLNITLPHEQQPNPYITPDLCFQFRYFALRKMHFLLRARALVVFPGGFGTLDELFETLTLLQTGKTRNITVVLIGQAYWERLINWSMLVDEGLISPGDLSLFHFAETARQAWDLISRTHGGPAAR; this is translated from the coding sequence ATGGGCGCAGGTTCCCCCGACGATTCAGCCAGCAGACACACTCACACCACGCCTTCCTCCTATATCCCCGCTGATCGCGACATCGACTTTCTCCAGCGCGACGAGTTGCGTCCGCTCCGTCTCGGGCTGGAATTGCTGAAGCCGGAATTGATCCAGACAGAGCAAGGCATCCGATCGACGATCGTCGTCTTTGGCAGTTCGCGGTTGGTCGAACCCTCCCGTGCCCGCGATGCCCTGGAAGCAGCCACGGCCGAGCTGAAAACCGCTCCGCAGGATCCCCTGCGACAGCAGCACGTCGCAAGGGCCGAACGCCGGTTGGCAATGGCTCACTACTATGATATCGCCCGCGAGTTCGGCCACCTCGTGTCCGCCACCTGCCAAATAGACGGGCAGTGCGACTACGTCATCGTCACCGGCGGAGGACCCGGCATCATGGAAGCGGCCAATCGTGGGGCGGCGGATGCAGGCGCAAAGTCGATGGGACTCAACATTACGCTGCCGCACGAACAACAACCGAACCCCTACATCACACCGGACCTCTGTTTTCAATTTCGCTATTTCGCGCTACGCAAAATGCATTTTCTCCTTCGCGCCCGGGCGCTGGTGGTCTTTCCCGGCGGGTTCGGCACGCTCGACGAATTATTTGAAACCCTGACGCTTCTGCAGACAGGTAAAACCCGCAACATTACCGTTGTCCTCATCGGGCAAGCCTATTGGGAACGGCTCATCAATTGGTCCATGCTGGTTGATGAAGGGCTCATCAGCCCCGGTGATCTGTCACTCTTCCATTTTGCGGAAACGGCCCGACAAGCCTGGGATCTGATCAGTCGAACCCATGGAGGCCCCGCGGCTCGATGA
- the gcvT gene encoding glycine cleavage system aminomethyltransferase GcvT: protein MKHTPLIDAHRNAQGKLVDFAGWEMPIHYSGVVDEYQTVRHHAGLFDVSHMGRIRVAGPGSLAFLQRVTTNDVSKLSVRQSQYSMVCAPDGGIKDDIFIYHVKPYEFLVCVNASNREKIVAWLHEKVAYAQGCTVQDQSTAFAQVAIQGPASREILTAAGVTDLHLLKIRHCLGAVLCGQPTLVTRTGYTGELGYELYFPAEGAMTIWNRLLEAGQPLGMKPAGLGARDLLRLEMAYLLYGNDMDEHTTPIEAGADWVVKFDKGEFIGRTTLLAQHSNGPSRRLVAFELVEKAVPRHGFKILSAQAPHAEIGEVTSGNLSPILQKGIGMGYVTPAAAQPGSSILIDIRGKSCPAVVVKPPFYKKHPGTP, encoded by the coding sequence ATGAAACACACGCCACTGATAGACGCGCACCGTAACGCACAAGGCAAGCTGGTCGATTTTGCCGGATGGGAGATGCCCATTCACTATTCCGGCGTCGTCGATGAGTATCAGACTGTCCGCCACCATGCAGGGCTGTTCGATGTCAGTCACATGGGACGCATCCGTGTTGCGGGGCCTGGTTCATTGGCCTTTTTGCAGCGCGTCACCACGAATGATGTCTCGAAACTGTCGGTGCGCCAGTCGCAATACTCGATGGTCTGCGCGCCCGATGGGGGCATCAAGGATGATATTTTCATCTATCACGTGAAACCCTATGAATTTCTTGTCTGCGTGAATGCGTCAAATCGGGAAAAGATCGTCGCCTGGTTGCACGAAAAGGTCGCGTACGCTCAGGGCTGCACGGTTCAGGACCAGTCGACAGCTTTCGCGCAAGTTGCGATTCAAGGCCCCGCCTCACGCGAGATTCTCACCGCCGCCGGCGTGACCGATCTTCACCTGCTGAAAATCCGGCACTGCCTCGGCGCCGTCCTCTGTGGTCAGCCGACCCTGGTCACACGAACCGGCTATACCGGCGAATTGGGCTATGAGTTGTACTTTCCTGCTGAGGGAGCTATGACGATCTGGAATCGTCTTCTTGAGGCGGGACAACCGCTGGGCATGAAGCCGGCTGGACTGGGCGCGCGTGATTTACTGCGGCTCGAAATGGCCTACTTGCTCTACGGCAATGACATGGACGAACACACGACGCCCATCGAAGCCGGAGCGGACTGGGTCGTGAAATTCGACAAGGGAGAGTTTATCGGCCGCACGACCTTGCTTGCGCAGCACAGCAACGGGCCATCACGTCGACTCGTCGCCTTTGAACTCGTCGAAAAAGCCGTGCCTCGACATGGATTCAAGATTCTCAGCGCACAGGCGCCGCACGCAGAGATCGGCGAGGTCACCAGCGGAAATCTGTCGCCCATACTGCAAAAAGGTATCGGCATGGGATACGTCACTCCGGCGGCAGCCCAACCGGGATCGTCCATCCTGATTGATATCAGGGGAAAATCCTGCCCCGCGGTGGTTGTGAAACCACCCTTTTACAAGAAACATCCCGGCACACCGTAA
- a CDS encoding FKBP-type peptidyl-prolyl cis-trans isomerase has protein sequence MAQSEQPGTTAEVTTASGLKYVDVVVGTGREAAAGNLATVHYTGWLTNGKKFDSSVDRRDPFSFPIGAGQVIRGWDEGVAGMKVGGKRKLTIPPELGYGARGAGGVIPPNATLVFDVELLEVR, from the coding sequence ATGGCGCAGAGTGAACAACCCGGCACAACGGCGGAAGTCACGACCGCATCCGGGCTTAAATACGTAGACGTGGTTGTGGGGACCGGTCGTGAAGCCGCCGCGGGCAATCTGGCAACGGTGCACTATACAGGCTGGTTGACGAATGGCAAGAAGTTCGACAGCTCCGTCGACCGCCGTGATCCGTTCTCCTTTCCAATCGGCGCAGGCCAGGTCATCCGAGGATGGGATGAAGGGGTGGCCGGAATGAAAGTCGGCGGAAAACGAAAGCTCACGATTCCACCGGAACTCGGGTATGGCGCACGCGGCGCCGGCGGAGTGATTCCTCCCAATGCAACGCTGGTGTTTGACGTAGAACTGCTCGAAGTCCGATAA
- a CDS encoding MBL fold metallo-hydrolase, translating into MKLTFHGAARSVTGSRHLLEMPGSRILLDCGLFQGQRQEADRQNRFLGFDPRAIQAVLLSHAHIDHSGALPVLSQHQFRGDVHMTRATADLTAVMLEDSARLQENDCAYLNRKENRRGKKCLHPFYEARDARAIIRRFVGARYGDTIKVTPRVTASFHDVGHILGSAAIRLKYSARGNSTTVLFSGDLGRSHMPILRDPTPPPSCDILIIESTYGDRVHEEAGEALTRTAQQLVAHAKAHHSKIIVPAFALGRTQDLVMRIKQLVAEGQIDPLPIYIDSPLASKVTDVFRKHPECYDEETYRTFTSEGDPFAARYIRYVSSPDESKRLNSAKGPCVIIASSGMCEGGRVVHHLKHAIQDEANIIAIVGFQAEHTLGRRLVEGWDVVPLFGIPTARRAQVVVINGLSAHADRNDLLAYVRAISPAPQQIFVVHGEEKQALSLGAAIQNEHPRTSVVVPHKEGSYEI; encoded by the coding sequence ATGAAACTTACCTTTCATGGCGCCGCGCGATCAGTCACCGGCAGCCGTCATCTGCTCGAAATGCCCGGCAGCCGAATCCTGTTGGACTGCGGCCTTTTTCAGGGCCAACGGCAGGAGGCCGATCGGCAGAACCGGTTCCTGGGATTTGATCCGCGCGCGATTCAAGCCGTACTCCTCTCGCACGCGCATATCGACCATTCCGGCGCGCTTCCCGTCCTCAGCCAACACCAGTTTCGCGGGGATGTGCACATGACGCGTGCCACGGCGGATCTCACCGCCGTCATGCTGGAGGACTCCGCCCGCCTGCAAGAAAACGATTGCGCCTACCTGAACCGAAAGGAAAATCGTCGCGGCAAGAAGTGCCTGCACCCCTTCTATGAGGCTCGGGACGCGCGAGCCATCATCCGTCGCTTCGTCGGCGCTCGCTACGGGGACACAATCAAAGTGACCCCTCGCGTCACTGCCTCCTTCCATGACGTGGGTCACATTCTAGGGTCTGCCGCCATTCGCCTCAAATACTCCGCACGCGGCAACAGCACCACTGTGCTGTTCTCTGGCGATCTGGGACGCTCGCACATGCCCATCCTCCGCGACCCGACGCCCCCGCCGAGTTGCGATATCTTGATCATCGAATCAACCTACGGTGATCGCGTCCATGAGGAGGCCGGCGAAGCGCTGACCAGGACCGCCCAACAGCTCGTCGCCCACGCCAAGGCGCATCACAGCAAGATTATCGTGCCCGCGTTCGCGCTCGGACGGACACAAGACCTCGTCATGCGAATCAAACAATTGGTGGCCGAGGGACAGATCGATCCGCTTCCCATTTACATCGACTCCCCCCTGGCCTCGAAGGTCACGGACGTATTTCGCAAGCACCCCGAATGTTACGACGAAGAAACCTATCGCACCTTCACCTCGGAAGGTGATCCCTTTGCGGCCCGGTATATCCGGTATGTCTCATCGCCGGATGAAAGTAAGCGCCTGAACAGCGCGAAAGGTCCCTGCGTGATCATCGCTTCCTCCGGCATGTGCGAAGGAGGGCGCGTGGTCCATCACCTCAAACATGCCATCCAGGACGAAGCTAATATCATCGCCATCGTGGGGTTTCAGGCCGAGCATACTTTGGGGCGCAGGCTGGTTGAAGGGTGGGACGTGGTCCCGCTATTCGGCATTCCCACCGCGCGCCGAGCCCAGGTGGTGGTGATTAACGGATTGTCGGCCCATGCGGACCGAAACGATCTGCTCGCATACGTGCGAGCGATCTCTCCCGCACCTCAGCAGATTTTCGTGGTCCACGGGGAAGAAAAACAGGCGCTGTCGCTGGGGGCGGCCATCCAGAACGAACACCCCCGGACATCAGTTGTCGTGCCCCACAAAGAGGGCAGTTATGAGATCTAG